From the genome of Deinococcus malanensis:
TCAAGCTCAGCGGCAACATTGAACTGGCCGCCCTGACCGGACTGGCTGACGCGGTGGTCGATCTGGTACAGACCGGCAGCACCCTGCGCGCCAACAACCTCGAAGAATTGGATGTGCTGTTCCACTCCACCGCGCGGCTGGTCGTCAACCGGGCGGCACTGAAGCTGCGCCGCGAACGGCTGCGGCCCCTGATCGAGCGGCTGCGGGAGCTGATCCAGAGCGAGCCGGCCTGATACAGAAAGAGGCAGACGCACGTCCAGCGTCCGCCTTTCCCATTTCGCGTTTCGTACACCCCGCTGTTGCCCAGACAGCCGGATGACCGCGGGTCCTACTGCATCTCGTGGGTGAGGGCGTCTCGCATCCGGTTCAGGGCCTCTTCCAGAATGTCGCGGCTGGTGGCGAAGTTCAGGCGGATAAAGCCCTGGTACTGGGGCTTTTGTGGATCGGGTGCAAACAGCGGGCCATTATGCACGGCCACTCTGGCTTCCTGCAGCAAAAATTCCTGAATATCGCCGGCACGAGGATGGGCCCGCAGGTCCAGCCAAGCCAGGTAGGTGCTCTGCATGGGGTGGAAGCGCACCCACGGTAGATGCTCACACAGGTAGCTGCTCAGGAAATCGCGGTTGCCCTGCAGATACGCCAGGGTCTCCCGGAGCCACGGCCCTCCTTCGCGCAGCGCCGCCTGCCACATGGTGACGCTCAGGGCCGACTCATGGCCCATCAGGCCACCTGTGGCCGCACGTACACGCGCAACGAGTTTCTCGTTATGTCCGACCATCGCGCCTATGCCCAGTCCGGCGGTGTTGTACGCCTTGCAGGGACCTGTCAGCGTCAGGGTCCGGCTGCGGACCTTCGGGTCGGCGGCGAAGGCCTCGAATGGGGCGCCGGTGTAACGCAGGTCGGCGTGCAGTTCGTCGCTGACCACAAAAAGGTCCCGCGCCACGGCGAGGGCTCGGAGCCGGCCCAGTTCCTCGGCGCTCCAGATCCGGCCGGTCGGATTGTGCGGGTGACACAGCAGCAGCAGCCGGCTGCCGCGTGAGGCCGCGTCCAGCGCTGCAAAGTTGATTTCGTACCCACCCTCGGCGTCCCGCAGCGGGACCCCGGCAACGCGACGGCCCAGATCGGTGATGCTCAGGTGAAAGGGGTGATACACCGGCGTCATGGTGACCACCGCCTCGCCCGGGGTGGTCAGGGCATGCACGGCCGCGTAAATTCCAGGAACGACCCCAGGCAGGAACGAGATGCCCTCGTCGTGCAGGCCACTCAGACCATGCCCGGCCAGATGCTCACGCAGGGCGGCTTTCAGCACCGGGTCGCCGTTCAGCTGCGCGTAGCCAAGACCGCGGGTCAGGCGCTCCTGCAGCGCCGCCACGATGGGGGGTGCCACGGGAAAGTCCATATCCGCGATCCACATGGGGATCACGTCTTCCGGATGCAGGGTCCACTTGTAGGAGTCCGGGTGGCGCAGCGACTCCCGTGAGAGCGCGCCGTGAAGATCAGCAACCTGGGCCATAGAGGGCAGGATAATGCGGCCCCCTGAGTCCCGGATGCGGCCCGGGCATACGCCCCGGACCTGTGTGGCGCCGCACTGGTATAGCACCACCTGAACGTTCCGATGAAAACGGCCCGGCTGGGAAGAAGTGCATCTGATCCGGCAGTACACTGGCAGGAATGCTGGCAATTATTGGCGCAATGGACGAAGAAATCGAGTTGCTGCTCGCGGACCTCACCGCGCATGAAGAACTGATCTTTCCAGGAGTGACCCTGCACCGTGGTGTCCTGGACGGCGTGCCGGTGCTGGTCACCCGCGCCGGGATCGGGAAGGTCAACGCGGCCATGACCACCACCTATCTGCTGACCCAGGGGGCCAGCCGCGTCATCTTTACCGGCGTCGCCGGCGGCGTCCACCCGGAACTGCGCGTAGGAGACATCGTGGTCAGCACCGATTGCATGCAGCACGATGTGGATGTGCGCGCCCTGGACTATCCGCTTGGCACGGTACCGGGCGAACTGCCTGCCTGGCCCGCCGATGAGACCCTGCGCACGGTTGCCCTGCAGGCGGCCCGGGAAGTGGGAGGGGTGCACGTTCTCTCCGGCCGGGTCGCCAGTGGAGACCAGTTCATCGCCTCCCGCGAGGGAGTGCAGCGGCTGTGGACCACCTTCGGAGCCGCGTGCGCCGAGATGGAGGGCGCTGCCGTCGCCCAGGTGTGCGCCAAGGCCGGCATTCCCTTTGTGGTGATCCGCAGCGTCAGCGACACCGCCGATCACGACGCCAACGTGGATTACCGCACCTTTATGCCACTGGTGGCGCGGCACGCCAAGCAGGTGGTGCGTGGCATGCTGTCGCGGCTGGTCCCCACAAGCGCGTGACGCCGGTTGCCCCACTGTCCCTCACGGCCCGCCTGCCGGCCACCACACGTTTTGTGCTGGGGCTGGGGATGCTGAGCACCTTTGCGGCGGCTGGTGAACTGCTGGTGCGTACTGCCGGGCTGCCGCTGCCAGGCTCAGTCGCGGGGCTGGCGCTGCTGTGGGCCGCGCTGGGGCTCGGCGCAGTGAAGCTGCACTGGATCACCCCGGCTGCCGATGGCCTGCTGGGTGTGCTGGGACTGCTGTTTGTTCCCGCTACTGTGGGATTCATTCAGTTTCTATCGGCCGGAGCGGCCTGGAGTCTGTGGCTGCTGGTCATGACTTCCGGGGTTCTGGTGGGGGCAGGCGTGGCGGGCGTGATTGCTTCGCAGCTGGTACGGCCCGACCTTCCGGCGCCAGAGCAGACATGATCTGGCTGGCCCTGACCCTGCTGGCCTTTGTACTGGGGAGTCTGCTGCAGGGCCGCTTGCGCTCTCCCCTGGCCAATCCCACGCTGGTGGCCACACTGCTGATCGCCGGGGCGCTGCTGATTGCACGTCATCCGTACGCGAGTTACCTGCGTGAGGTCGAGCCCCTGACCTTCCTGCTGGGGCCAGCGGTCGTGGCACTGGCCGTCCCGATGTACCGGCTGAGCGGCCTGCTCGCCCGGCAGTGGCGCGCACTGCTGGCCGGTGGCATGTGCGGCACCCTGTCCGGCATGGCGGTGGACACCTGGTTGCCACGTGTCCTGCAGCTGTCGCCGGACGCAGCCCGGAGCCTCAGCACTGCGCCGGTGACCAGCCCGGTAGCGCTGCAGCTGGCACAGTTCACCCACGCCCCTCCAGCCCTGGCGGCGACGCTGGCAGTGCTGTCCGGACTGGTGGGGGCGCTGGTTCTGCCGCCGGCCCTGACCCTCTTGCGCGTGCGCCATCCCCTGGCCCGTGGCATCGCCATGGGCAGCGTGGCGCATGGTATCGGCACCGCGCGCGCGCGCGAGGAAAGTGAAGAGACGGGTGCGGCGAGCAGCCTGGGCATGGGACTTGCGGCGCTGAGCGTGACCCTGGTGGTGGCAGTCCTGGCGGAAAGCTCGGGTCGAGGCTCCCCCTGATTCAGCGGTTGACTCGCCCCAGGCACGCACGGGATGCTGTCGGGCAATGGCGCGCAAGGTCAACCCCATTCAGGAACGGTCCCGACGTGCAGCGCTGGAAAAGGCAGCATACCTGGCCATCTACGAACGCGGCTACGCCGGCGTCACCCTGGCCGATATCGCCGCTCATGCCGGGGTCAGCCGCGGCACTCTGGTCTACCACTTCGGCAGCCGCGCTGGCCTGCTGGCTGCAGTCGTGCGGCGGTTCACCCGCACCATCGGGGTGGCGACCCGCCGGGCGTTGCGGCAGGCGGAGTCACCGGACGCCAAGCTGGCGGCTTTTGTGGACAACCAGTTTTTCGGCGTGGACAACACCCGGCGTTTCTATACCGTCTCCCTGGACTTTCTGGCCGCCGCCACCCGCGACCCTGAACTGATGGCCGTTCAACGTGATTTCGTCAGAGAGACGCTGGAACTCGATATGGAGCTGGCGCGCCTCGCGGGTGAGCACGGCGCCGAACGCCGGGCGCGTCAGCTGCGCGCACTGGTTGAGGGTCTCAGCGTGCGTTTTGTGGCCGACCCTGCCCCAGATCTGGAACTGTACCGGGCCGACTGCGTGGCCGGCGTGCAGGCTATTCTGGGCGGCCCCTTCAAGGGAGCCTGAGCGCGTCCAGCGCCTGCCGGAGGGCCCGGGCACCCTCGAGCAGGCGTGGCCCGGGCCGGCCCAGTCCGCTTTCGTGGATAGCACTGACCGGCACGCCCAGACCCCGCGCTTCGATCACCTCAGGGCGCAGCTTGCGGGCGCCGCACCAGGAGCAGACGATCAGGTCTGGCCGTGCCGCGCGGACTTCATCCAGGGTCAGCGGCCGGCTGCGCCCCGGCTGCTCACCCAGTGCGTTCTCAGCTCCCAGGGCGCTGAGCAGTTCTGTCACCCATGAGTCGCGCGTCGCCGCAATGATCGGCCGGGGCCACCACTCCACCAGCACCCGGGGAGGCCGGGGGTAGCTGCCACGAAGTGCCGCCAGTTCGTTCTGAAAATCGGACACCAGCGCCTCGCCCTGCTCCGGCAGACCAATGGCACGGGCAATGGTGCGCATGTCGGCCAGAGTCTCGGCCACGCTGACCGGGTCCAGCACCAGCGTCGGCAGCCCAGCTTCGCCCAGAGCCTGCACGACCCTTTCCATTCCCGGCACGCTAAGGCTGGCCAGCACCAGATCGGGCCGGGCCTCTGCCACGGCGGCCACGTCAATGTTCAGGTCCGGTCCCACCCGCCGCGCGCCCTCCAGCCCTGGGGCGTCACTGTGGCTGTCTGCCGCCACCACCCAGCCGGCGGCTCCCAGGGCGGCCAGGATGTCCGAGTTGCTTGAGGTCAAGGAGGCGAGGCGCAACATGGCACTTACTCTAAACCCTGTCCAGATCACCTTCCAGGACTGTCCCGTCACCGTGCAGGCCGGGCAAAAGCCCCCTGACCGTATGGTAGGGTGGAAGACATGAAGAACACGTTCGCCGTCTCCATGACGCTGCTGCTGGCCCTGACCCTGGGCGGCTCGTTCGCGGCCTTTCAACGGGCCACCACGCCGCACCAGGCCGAAGCCGGCCACGGCGGAACCGAGGGTGCGGCCGGCGAAGGCCACGGGGAAGGCGAGGCCGGCAAGAACATGGAAGGCACCAAGGGGGACGACGTGGTGACCGATACGGAAGCTGCGGTCAACGCGGGAGAGGGTGACCCCCTGGCCGCGCCGGGTGGAACGGGACCCAATGTGGTTCAGGACCGCGACGTTACCAAACTGCAGAACAACGCCGGGGGGCCCAACGCGGGCGTCACAGGTCAGGCGCCCGAAACCGGAACCGTGGCGGGTGATGCCAAATCCGCGCCGGGGGGCAACCCTGAGGTTGCGCCGGAATCCCAGGCCGACGATGGCGCCGAGCGCAGCCCCGGCGGCATCAGTGGTGAGACCGACGAGGGCAACCGTGCAGATACCAACTCTGCAGGCGCAACCGGACAGCCGCCTGCAGAAAACGCCCTGGCCGGTGATCCGAAGGGCGATCCCGTGGCCGGTAAGTTCACCTACGCCGCCAGCTGCGCCGGATGCCACGGGCAGGAAGGACAGGGCGGCGTCGGCCCGGCTCTGACGGATGCCGATGGCCCCAAGTCCTGGACCCTGGACCAGTTCACAGCCACGCTACGTGAAGGCCGCACGCCCGAGCGCGAACTGTCCCTCGCGATGCCGCGCTTCTCCAAGGAACAGCTGACCGATTCGGATGTGACCAACATTTACCGGCACATCAAAACCCTCAACTGAATGTCTTTTACTGAAAGGCCCGCCATCCCGGTGGGCTTTTCCGCTGCAGGCCAGGACTCGCACGTCTTCCGAGTCCTGCGGGTACTGAGCCTCTCTCCCCTGCTGAAGGTGCCGCTGGCCACCCGAGCGGATCTGGTCAGGTGCGGCGGCCTGCTGGTTCCCCACGATGGAGAGCGGGTGGGTGATGTTCGGGACCGACCCGACCGCTGGGCCGCTCTGCAACTGCTGACTCAGGCTATCAGACGCGGTGTGCCGGTGCTCGCCTGGGGCTCAGGCGCCGCTCTTGCAGGCCGGGCGCTGGGCGCAGCTGTCCAGGAACATGAAGGGCTCGAATGGGCCCACGCGCCCCGCGGCGCAGAGGTTCTGGTGTGGCAGCAAGAACGGCCCCAGCACTGGCACGCCGGACGCGTCAGTGCCTGGGCAGGCCCGGAACTGCCAGAGGACATGGTGGCCAACTTCCTGAGCACCCTGCCTGCTCTGCGCTCGCGTCAGCCGGCCTCGCTGCTTGAGGAACTGGGAGGCGAGGCAGCGCTGCGTTCCCTGCTGGCCGACTTCTATGCCCGCGCCCGGACCGACGAACTGCTGGGGCCTGTGTTTACCACCCACGTGACCGATTGGAACGCCCATCTGGACCGGGCAACCGCCTTCTGGGTCACCATGCTGGGCGGGGAGCCTGCGTGGCGCGGAAACCTGAACACGGTGCACGCCGGTCTGGGTGTGAGGACAGCGCATCTGGATCGGTGGCTCGGCCTGCTGACCCTGGCGGCGCACGCGCACCTGCCCCCAGAGGCCGCCGGCCTGCTTCTGGCAAGGGCCCATGCCATGGCAGGGAAGCTTGCCAGAAGCAGCAAACGTGAGCCTGCGGGAACGTCCCCCTCCTGAGGAGCGTACTCTGGGCCGTATGATTCCTAACATTCCCTTTCTGAAGGACAAGACCCTGCCCGACGGGGTTTCGCACCCCACCTGGGTCATTCTGGACGTAACGGGACCCTACCCGGAACGGCAGCCCGGCAGCCCGATCCAGGCGCTGCTGAACCGCACCGAGACGCTTGAAGCCCTGGGGGCCAAGGTAGAAAAGCTGCGTCACGCCGAGTGGCTGCATGGGGTTCTGGTGCGCATTCACGGGTTCACCGGCTCACCGGCCACGGCCCACGCGGTACGGGGAATGCTTTCGCGTCTGGGCCAGGACAAGCGGGTCGTGGCCTACCTGCCTCAGCTGACCATGACGGCCCTGATTGCCGCAAGCGGCGCCCGGGAAATTGCCGCCCCTGAATCGGCCGACGTGGCGTTGGCCGGCTTTGCCACCGAGCCGACCTTTCTCGGTGCCTTCCTGAAGAAGCAGGGAATTGAATTCGAGAACCTGCGTATCCGGGAATACAAGGCGGCGCTGACCCGCTTCTCGCAGGAGCATATGGACGACGCCAACCGCGAGCAGTTGCAGGCCTACATTACCGGCCTGGAAACAGCCTGGGCCTCGGATCTGGCCGCAGCCCGGGGGGTGAGTGTGGACACTGCGCGTGCCTGGCTGGAGGCCGACCTGACCTCTGCCCAGGGGGCGCTGGACGCTGGGTTAATCACCAAGGTCGCGTACGAGGACGAACTCGTCGGACCCGGTACCCGTCCACTGGCAGCCGTGATGGACCTGCTGATGCCACGCAAGGCCAACGCCAAGACCGGCCGCATCGCGGTGATTCCGGTGATCGGCACGATCGTGCCCGGCAAGAGCCGCAACAATCCGATTCCGCTTCCCCTGATGGGCGGACCGATGGCTGGATCAGACACGGTGGTGGGCGCCCTGAGACGCGCCAAGGAAGACAAGAAGACCAAGGCCATCGTTGTATATGTCAACAGTGGCGGCGGCAGTGCCCTGGCCAGCGACCTGATGTGGCGCGAGGTGGCGACATCCGAGAAGCCGGTCGTCGTGGTGATGGGCGAATACGCGGCCAGCGGCGGCTACTACCTGGCCACGCATGCCCGTCACATCGTCGCCTCGCCCTACACCCTGACCGGCAGCATCGGTGTGGTCAGTGGCAAGCCGATCATGCGTGAATTCAATGCCCGCCATGGCCTGAACCCCGAGCGGGTCGGCCGCGAACGCGCCCTGATGCACAGTGCGTCACGGCCTTACACCGTCGAGGAACGCCAGCACGTGGAGCGCGGCATCGCCGAGGTGTACGACCGCTTCATCACCCGCGTAGCCGAGGGCCGCAAGCTGAGCAAGGAGCGGGTCAACGAGATCGGCCGCGGCCGCATCTGGGCTGGTCACGACGCCCTGGAGCTGGGGCTGGTAGATGAACTGGGCGACCTGCAGACCGGCATCCTGCGCGCCACAGAGTTTGCCGGCCTGCCCTACGACGCGCCAGTCTGGAACGCCACGCCCAAGGGCAGCGGCCCCTTGCCCGAGTTTGCCCAGGAAGCGGTGCGAGCCGCTCAGGTCACGGTCTGGCCTTTTGGACACGAGCGGGTGCTGACCTGGTTTGACGCGGAAGTGAAGGTCCGCTGAGCGCGCAAGGCAGGTGCAGAGGCCGGAGCATGCATTGCTCCGGCCTCCTTAATTCGTGAAATTCCTGCTTCCTCTCAGCCGACAGTTTTCACATACTCGTCGATCTGGGCGCGGATCACGTTCAGGCTGCCTTCCCAGAACTCGGGCGCGTGCAGGTCAATCCCGAAACGCTGGGCCAGCATACGGGCATCGGCAAGACCGGTGCTGGCCAGCAGATCGTCGTAGCGGGCCTGGAAGTCGGCCTCCGTGCCGTTGGCCCGGGCCTGCTCGTACTGGGCGTACAGTCCCAGCCCGAACAGCAGCCCGAAGGTGTACGGGTAGTTGTAGAAGCTGGAGCTGTAATAGTGGGGTTTGACGGCCCACATGTAGGGGTGCAGGGTGTCCAGGGCGTCCCCGTAGGTTTCACACTGCGCCCAGGTCATCAGGTCGCTGAACTCCTGAGCAGTCAGGTCGCGCTGTTCGCGCTTCTCGTGAACGGCCCGCTCGAACAGGTAGCGGCTGTGGATGTCCACCACCACCTGGGCGTGGCCCATCAGCTGCGTTTCCAGCACATAGAGCTTTTCCTCGCCCCGGGCCTGCTCCAGTGCCGCGTTCTGAATGATGGTCTCGCAGAAAATGCTGGCGGTCTCGGCCAGGGTCATGGGCGTCTCACGCTGCAGCGGAGTCCGGGGGGCTTTGAGGAGGTTGTGGTAGCCGTGCCCAAGCTCGTGGGCCAGCGTGGAGACACTGTCGAGGCTGGGGCTGTGGTTCATCAGGATGCGGCTGGCGTCACCCTCCCAGCCCATGCAGAAGGCTCCACCGCGCTTGCCGTCACGGGGACCGGCGTCGACCCAGTCCTCCTGAAAGGCACGCGCCGCAAAATCGCCCAGCTTGCCACTGTAGGCCCGGAACTGCGCCTCCACGAAACGGGCCCCCGCCTCGTAGGTCCATTCGGTCTCGCTGCGGCCCACAGGCGCAAACAGGTCCCACCAGTCGAGCCCGGTCTTGCCCAGGGCGCGGGCCTTGGCGGCAAAGTACCGGCGGAAGTCCGGCAGCGAGCGGACCACGGCCGCCTGCATTGCGTCCAGCGTGGCACGGTCGATGGCGTTGGTCAGCAGGCTGGGCTCGACCGGGTCGGAAAATCCACGCCGGCGCGCCAGGGTGCCCGACTCACCCTTGACACCGTTCAGACACGCGGCGCAGACCAGCTCGGCGTCTTTCCAGGCGGCAAGCTCGGCATCAAAGGCCTCACGGCGCACGCCTTCGTCGGCTTCCGTGGCCAGGGCGCGCAGGGCCGTGACCGGCAGGCGTTCGCCGCGAAAGGTGCCGCCCAGCTGACTGGTGTAATTCCCGTGCAGCTTGGCCCATCCACCAGCTCCGCTGGGGTTCAGGCGTGCCGCGAGGTCTTCTTCAGGAGGCGTCATCTGGTGACGGGCGAACCGCACGCTGCGCCGCAGCAGGTACTCGTGTTCGCGCACCACCTCAGATTGCTGCAGTACGGCGTCCAGGCAGGCGTCATCCAGGCTGCCCAGCCAGGCGGTCAGGCGGGAACGCAGGGGACCCAGTGGGAGCGTCAGGGTGGTCAGCTCACCCACCCTCTGCTGGGCCAGAGCGTCACGGCTGTCGGTCGAAGCAAATGCATTGATGTAGCCGCGCAGCGTAATCAGCCGCAGCGTGACGGCGTTCAGGCCGCTCAGCACCTGTTCGAGCGCCTCGGCCGTCACTGCTTCGCCTTTGCGGACGTTCAGGCGGTCGAAGGTGCTCTCCAGTTCCGCCACCTGACCCCTCAGGGCGGCGAGGTCGGTGCTTACACGAGCATCATCAAGGCTGGGGTACAGGTCATCGGTCCGCCAGCGGGGCATCTCAGGCATCTGGGTTGTGGTCACGCCGGCAGTCTAGCCTCAGGGCCAGGAATGTTTTCCTTACGCCAGATGGCTTAGCCACGCTTTCCGGGCCGTGTCCGGAAGTGCCGGGTGCCTTATCCCGCCGCACGACCGGCGCGCTGGCTCAGCACCATGGTTTCCAGACGCTCGGCCACATTCACCAGATGGTCTCCCAACCGCTCCAGGTTCCTGGCCATCCGCCCGGCGGTCAGGGCCACCTCGGTGTCCTCGGGGCGCTCCATCAGGCGGGTCAGACTGGCACGCTGCATCTGCTCGTACAGCGCGTCCACCTGCTCGAAGTCCATCTGCATGACCTCGCGGGCAGCACGGATGTCACGTTCGGCAAACGCAAAGGCGAGGGTCTCGACCATCTCTGACAGCAGACGTACCAGGGGTAGAACGTCCTGCAGGGTGGCGCTGCGGGTGCGCGGCGCGAGGTTTTCCAGGTCGCGGGCCACGCTGAAGGCGTAGTCGCCGACGCGCTCCAGATTGCTCAGGCTGCGGAACACCACAAGGTAGAACGCCAGTTCCCCGACGCTGAGCCCACTGGCAAAGGCCGCCAGACAGGCGTCTTCGATTTCGCGCTCCAGTGCGTCGGTTTCGCGTTCCAGCACCTGGGCCCTGGCGGTCAGCCCCGCGAATTCGGCACGGTCGTTGGCATCGCGCACGGCCTCGAGCTGCTCAAGTGTAATGCTGAGCATGCGCAGGAAGCGTCCGGTGCCCAGGCTCTCGTAAGCGACCGTCATAGCGCCACTATGGTAAGCGCTTGTGATGACCCGGTCAGGGACCATCCGCACGGTCACGCTGCGCCCGGGTCCGGATCTGCTCCGGCGTCAAGACGCCACCGTGGCCGGGCAGCACGCATCGCAGGTCCATCTCGGCGATGGTTTGCAGTGTCTGGCCTGCCTGGACGTGATCGGCGTTGTAGGCTGCTCGTGGCAGACGCGCTCCATCCGTGGAGCCCACAACCGCGTCAGCGGCGATCAGCACCCCGTCCCGCAGCACCCCCACCTGCCCTGCGGTATGCCCCGGGAGTCCCACCACCTGCCAGCCGCAAAGCAGTTCCCCGGGAAGAACCGCCTGAATCTCAGCTGTCTTCAGCTTGGGATGCAGCCGGGACACGAGCCCACCTATCCAGGGATGGCCTGCCGGGTACGGCAGGTGATGCACCTTGCCTGTCAGCTGCGCGTGCTCCAGGGGATGGGCCAGGACAGTGACCCCCAGGCGCGCTGCCACGAACGCACCTCCGGCATGGTCCACATGGGCATGGGTCAGCAGCAGGGCGTCGGGCCGGAACTCGCGGACGATCCGCGAAAAGATTCGGGCGTACGGCAGGGCCCCGGCATCCACCAGCAGGCGGCCCTGGGGGCCGTCAAGCAGAATTATGTTTGCGTACAGGGTACGTACAGCCAGCGTCATCAGGCCGATGATCGCACGCCCCATGTGCAAGGCGGCTAAGCTGGAATCACCATGAACCAAATTTCCTGGCTGGCGGTGCCCGACGAGCACGGCGCCCACGAGGGTGTACGCAGACTGTGGAGCAAGGCCGAGGCCAACCTGGGCTTCGTACCCAACGTCTTCCGTGCTCAGGCGCTGAACGGTGAGCAGTTCCTGGCGTGGTGGAACTACTTCAATCTGCTGGTCAACAAGGAAGGCCAGCTGTCCAATGCTGACCGCGAGCTGCTCGCAGTGGTCGTCAGTGGCGTCAACCGGTGTGTGTACTGCGTGGTCTCCCACGGCGCAGCCCTCAGGGAATACAGCGCGAACCCGGTGATGGCCGACACCGTGGCCGTGAACTGGCGTCACGCGAATCTGGCGCCCCGTGAAAGGGCCATGTGCAGCTACGCCGAAAAGCTGACCCGCTCTCCCGAGGCCATGACCCAGGCGGACCTGGTGCCGCTGCGTGAGGCGGGTCTCAGTGACCCACAGATTCTAGAACTCGTGCAGGTGATCGGCATGTTCAATATGACCAACCGCGTCAGCAGCGCACTGGGCTTTTTGCCGAATGCCGAGTACCACACCCAGGGACGGCCGAAGAGCTCAAGCTGAGCCGCACGCCAGCGCTGTGTGCGCAACAGTTGGCTGCCCAGGAGC
Proteins encoded in this window:
- a CDS encoding MalY/PatB family protein, whose protein sequence is MAQVADLHGALSRESLRHPDSYKWTLHPEDVIPMWIADMDFPVAPPIVAALQERLTRGLGYAQLNGDPVLKAALREHLAGHGLSGLHDEGISFLPGVVPGIYAAVHALTTPGEAVVTMTPVYHPFHLSITDLGRRVAGVPLRDAEGGYEINFAALDAASRGSRLLLLCHPHNPTGRIWSAEELGRLRALAVARDLFVVSDELHADLRYTGAPFEAFAADPKVRSRTLTLTGPCKAYNTAGLGIGAMVGHNEKLVARVRAATGGLMGHESALSVTMWQAALREGGPWLRETLAYLQGNRDFLSSYLCEHLPWVRFHPMQSTYLAWLDLRAHPRAGDIQEFLLQEARVAVHNGPLFAPDPQKPQYQGFIRLNFATSRDILEEALNRMRDALTHEMQ
- a CDS encoding 5'-methylthioadenosine/adenosylhomocysteine nucleosidase, whose product is MLAIIGAMDEEIELLLADLTAHEELIFPGVTLHRGVLDGVPVLVTRAGIGKVNAAMTTTYLLTQGASRVIFTGVAGGVHPELRVGDIVVSTDCMQHDVDVRALDYPLGTVPGELPAWPADETLRTVALQAAREVGGVHVLSGRVASGDQFIASREGVQRLWTTFGAACAEMEGAAVAQVCAKAGIPFVVIRSVSDTADHDANVDYRTFMPLVARHAKQVVRGMLSRLVPTSA
- a CDS encoding CidA/LrgA family protein, with the translated sequence MTPVAPLSLTARLPATTRFVLGLGMLSTFAAAGELLVRTAGLPLPGSVAGLALLWAALGLGAVKLHWITPAADGLLGVLGLLFVPATVGFIQFLSAGAAWSLWLLVMTSGVLVGAGVAGVIASQLVRPDLPAPEQT
- a CDS encoding LrgB family protein, whose amino-acid sequence is MIWLALTLLAFVLGSLLQGRLRSPLANPTLVATLLIAGALLIARHPYASYLREVEPLTFLLGPAVVALAVPMYRLSGLLARQWRALLAGGMCGTLSGMAVDTWLPRVLQLSPDAARSLSTAPVTSPVALQLAQFTHAPPALAATLAVLSGLVGALVLPPALTLLRVRHPLARGIAMGSVAHGIGTARAREESEETGAASSLGMGLAALSVTLVVAVLAESSGRGSP
- a CDS encoding TetR/AcrR family transcriptional regulator, with the translated sequence MARKVNPIQERSRRAALEKAAYLAIYERGYAGVTLADIAAHAGVSRGTLVYHFGSRAGLLAAVVRRFTRTIGVATRRALRQAESPDAKLAAFVDNQFFGVDNTRRFYTVSLDFLAAATRDPELMAVQRDFVRETLELDMELARLAGEHGAERRARQLRALVEGLSVRFVADPAPDLELYRADCVAGVQAILGGPFKGA
- a CDS encoding helical backbone metal receptor — translated: MLRLASLTSSNSDILAALGAAGWVVAADSHSDAPGLEGARRVGPDLNIDVAAVAEARPDLVLASLSVPGMERVVQALGEAGLPTLVLDPVSVAETLADMRTIARAIGLPEQGEALVSDFQNELAALRGSYPRPPRVLVEWWPRPIIAATRDSWVTELLSALGAENALGEQPGRSRPLTLDEVRAARPDLIVCSWCGARKLRPEVIEARGLGVPVSAIHESGLGRPGPRLLEGARALRQALDALRLP
- a CDS encoding c-type cytochrome, which produces MKNTFAVSMTLLLALTLGGSFAAFQRATTPHQAEAGHGGTEGAAGEGHGEGEAGKNMEGTKGDDVVTDTEAAVNAGEGDPLAAPGGTGPNVVQDRDVTKLQNNAGGPNAGVTGQAPETGTVAGDAKSAPGGNPEVAPESQADDGAERSPGGISGETDEGNRADTNSAGATGQPPAENALAGDPKGDPVAGKFTYAASCAGCHGQEGQGGVGPALTDADGPKSWTLDQFTATLREGRTPERELSLAMPRFSKEQLTDSDVTNIYRHIKTLN
- a CDS encoding group III truncated hemoglobin, which gives rise to MSFTERPAIPVGFSAAGQDSHVFRVLRVLSLSPLLKVPLATRADLVRCGGLLVPHDGERVGDVRDRPDRWAALQLLTQAIRRGVPVLAWGSGAALAGRALGAAVQEHEGLEWAHAPRGAEVLVWQQERPQHWHAGRVSAWAGPELPEDMVANFLSTLPALRSRQPASLLEELGGEAALRSLLADFYARARTDELLGPVFTTHVTDWNAHLDRATAFWVTMLGGEPAWRGNLNTVHAGLGVRTAHLDRWLGLLTLAAHAHLPPEAAGLLLARAHAMAGKLARSSKREPAGTSPS
- a CDS encoding S49 family peptidase, whose amino-acid sequence is MIPNIPFLKDKTLPDGVSHPTWVILDVTGPYPERQPGSPIQALLNRTETLEALGAKVEKLRHAEWLHGVLVRIHGFTGSPATAHAVRGMLSRLGQDKRVVAYLPQLTMTALIAASGAREIAAPESADVALAGFATEPTFLGAFLKKQGIEFENLRIREYKAALTRFSQEHMDDANREQLQAYITGLETAWASDLAAARGVSVDTARAWLEADLTSAQGALDAGLITKVAYEDELVGPGTRPLAAVMDLLMPRKANAKTGRIAVIPVIGTIVPGKSRNNPIPLPLMGGPMAGSDTVVGALRRAKEDKKTKAIVVYVNSGGGSALASDLMWREVATSEKPVVVVMGEYAASGGYYLATHARHIVASPYTLTGSIGVVSGKPIMREFNARHGLNPERVGRERALMHSASRPYTVEERQHVERGIAEVYDRFITRVAEGRKLSKERVNEIGRGRIWAGHDALELGLVDELGDLQTGILRATEFAGLPYDAPVWNATPKGSGPLPEFAQEAVRAAQVTVWPFGHERVLTWFDAEVKVR
- a CDS encoding M3 family oligoendopeptidase translates to MPRWRTDDLYPSLDDARVSTDLAALRGQVAELESTFDRLNVRKGEAVTAEALEQVLSGLNAVTLRLITLRGYINAFASTDSRDALAQQRVGELTTLTLPLGPLRSRLTAWLGSLDDACLDAVLQQSEVVREHEYLLRRSVRFARHQMTPPEEDLAARLNPSGAGGWAKLHGNYTSQLGGTFRGERLPVTALRALATEADEGVRREAFDAELAAWKDAELVCAACLNGVKGESGTLARRRGFSDPVEPSLLTNAIDRATLDAMQAAVVRSLPDFRRYFAAKARALGKTGLDWWDLFAPVGRSETEWTYEAGARFVEAQFRAYSGKLGDFAARAFQEDWVDAGPRDGKRGGAFCMGWEGDASRILMNHSPSLDSVSTLAHELGHGYHNLLKAPRTPLQRETPMTLAETASIFCETIIQNAALEQARGEEKLYVLETQLMGHAQVVVDIHSRYLFERAVHEKREQRDLTAQEFSDLMTWAQCETYGDALDTLHPYMWAVKPHYYSSSFYNYPYTFGLLFGLGLYAQYEQARANGTEADFQARYDDLLASTGLADARMLAQRFGIDLHAPEFWEGSLNVIRAQIDEYVKTVG